The genomic stretch GGGTCAGGGATAGTGGCGGGGGAGTGGTCGCAGATCGTGAACGCGAAATTGGAGGAGATAGATCGTGTCTGACTGGCCGTGACGACACATCCAGGGATAGCGCATTTTGGTGTGTAAGCATTGGGGTACCAGATGTTGAAGGAAATTGACGATCCGGTGACATAGGGAGTGGATCATCGTGTTGAAAATCCAATCGGGATGGACGCGGAAACTGAAAAGAAGACGGTGATGCAAGGTCAATGTCACGACGTTTGGGGGCACCAAAACTCTCTGGTGGCGAATTATCACTTGATTGCAACGATGAATTGTCTTCTTTTGTTGGATTTCTTGTACGCGAGCTGATATCATGAGAAAAATCAAGAGCATAATCATCGTCAGACAATGGTTCGTTAGGGGGACTATCGTGGGGCTCAGGGGATGTATCAAATTTCGTAGAGGGATCCTGTATAGGACTATTGCTTGCATTGGGTGGCCTAAGTGCTCCATGATTTATGGTGACCGATAAAGTCGAAGGAAGTATTTGCTGTGCTTGAGTTTCGTCAATAATTCGCTCACCAGATAGAGAAGGTTGAGTAGGTATATCTAAAGAGTTATTGTTTTGACGTATGGCGTCGGATTGCGGGAAATCGTTATCATCGAAAAGGGAACGCAAAGAAGATGGAAAGTTTGTCGAGTTCTGTGCCCGAATGGTGGCCTGATTTGAAGGTTCAGGTGGCAAGTCATCGTGTTCGTCATTATATGCATTATTCACGCTAGTAAATGGGCCATGTCTAATGGTGTCAAATTCCCAACTATTGTCATCACCGACAATGCTACAATTCATGATTTGAACCCTTCCGGGTAAAAGCAAAGCAATTGCCCTTACCTGTTTGTTTCGCCACTCTCCCAATCCAATGGTTCCGCCAAACTGGCGCGGGGCCCTGCTTGCTGGAGTCGGAAGACAAGATCCTTTAACAAAGCAACGGGGATTTTGGCAACTGACTTCATCCACTTTGTCCTCGAAAGTTCGTCTGGCGGGAGACGCTGTGTAACATTATAATGTAACTACTACTGATGCAAATAAAAGGTTGAAATACTCACCTCTACCGGAGACTCTTTTAGACAATAAGCCATGAAGTCGCGTAGGTCTTTACTTGCTTCTACTTCGGCAAGACGTGGTGGTTTAATTCTCGGAATAAGGTCCATGACTTGGAACTTGTCCAGGTTGGAGTGGGGAGGCGTTCCCTTGATCATTTCGTATATCATAATTCCCAAGCTCCAAATGTCTGCTTTGGTATCGTATGCCGGAACTGTTTGCACCACCTCGGGGGCCATCCAATAAGGAGTCCCAGTCAGCGTATTGCGTTTGCTGGAAGTCGTTGCCAAAAGTGCAGACACGCCAAAGTCACATAGCATAACCTTTCCTATATCAGTCACGAGTACGTTTGCAGCTTTCATGTCGCGATGGATAACGGGCACTTTGTGGAGATAACTCAGTGCTACAAGAACCTCCCTAATGATGACCGCGACATATTTCTCTTCGATACAACCGTCTTTGGAGGCTTTCATTAACGAAAGCACACTACCTCCCTGGGCAAGTTCCATGGCTATCCATACACGGGGACCATCTAGATAGCAACCGTAGTATTTCGTGATATTGGGGCAATCTCTTAATTGAGACAGGAGGGCGACTTCGCGCTGAATGTCGCCGACATCATCGTCCGAGGTATCGAGGTTGATAATTTTGAGAGCTACAACATTTCCTGAGGGTATATGCCTTCCTTTGTGAACAGATCCGTAAGCACCCTTCCCGATTGTCTCTAGGCGTTCGAAGAGCTGGTGAACAGAGGGTTGGGACATTCAAGGTCAAAAGCAAGGTTAATGGGTCATGTGACTTTGTGCCTTCTCATCTTATCAAAAACGACCTTTATGAATCTCTTCAACATGGACCTCGACAACGTTAAATCAGATCTTGTAACAAGAGAGTTTCTCGCCGTCGTCTTGGCCGGCTTTGGCAACGAGTTCGTTTCTATTTTCATTCACCTTCTATTCTATACCAATTCAATCTACCAGCCTTGTCCCTCTGACAAGCGACTACGGCGACGAACCATGCCCCAAGTCTCTACTTCCGATTGCCAATAAACCACTACTGGAGTATACTTTACTGTGGTTAGAACAGTCCGGAATCAAAGGTGTCGTGTATTTTTCTTATGTCTCTGCTAACCATCTTATCCAAAGTTAGATGTCCTTCTCATATGTCCTACCACGCACCGGTCCTCCATCTACCACCACATACACTCTGATGTATCATCTTCGTCTCTGAGGATCGACCTCCAGACTTATGATGAATCTCAAGACAGTAACACGGGTACTTGTGCACTCCTTCGCCACTTTTCGAATCGCATATCTGAGGATTTTGTGGTCGTACCTTGCGATTTCATCCCCCCGCCCTCTCTCCCCTTAAGTCTCTTATTGAACAAATTTAGAATAGATGCCTTGTCGGAAGCATGTATGGCTACCACATGCTGGTATACATCCCGAGCTCCAGAGAAAGGCACGGTTCCAGAAGAATGGGGTCCTGTTTCTTCACCATCGCCGCTTGTGTGGGATCCATCTACAGGGACATTGCTGTATGTAGACACTCCAGACGACCAAGACCGAAATGGGGATGAAGTTGACCTTAAGATGTCCTTATTATCAAGGTAATATCAATCATTCATACGTTATATCTATTGCCCTTATCTCACTTCCAGCATCAGATTTCCTCGCGTCAAATTATCTGCGTCGCTGAAAGATTCCCATGTTTATGTTTGCCGGCGTTACGTGCTTGATTTGTTACATGAAAAACCacactttctttctctgaaaGAAGAATTTTTCCCGTGGCTTTGCAAACTTCAGTACCGGCGCTCGAAACGAGTAAAATATGGAAAAAGTACGTCGTTAAGCTATGATCAGATGTATAATTATCCATTCATGTCGCGTTCAGCCTTGCGTAACATGGTGGAACCTAAATCTCAAGCCATTTCGTTACAGCATTCAAGCTTCGTCGACAAAAGCAGCCAAGCTCATCAAATCGATTCTCCCATCGAACCCGACGACGAACTAGTACAGACCAAAATTGGTGTGATTGTACATGACAAAGAGTCGGAACCAGCAATGCGCATAAATACCTTGCAGACATTTTTCGAAGCAAATAAACGAGTAAGGCGGACTATGCTTATCCTTCGGTTTTGCTAAAAGTTCTTTTATTCCTAGGTCTTGTCCGGCACTACCTACAGCTTGCCTGTAGATCCAAAAAATCGGTCATTGATTGATCAGAGAGCGCAAATATCGAACGATTCCATAGTTGGAGAATCTACACAGATATCTGAACGTACGACCATCAAAAGATCTGTTATTGGTCGGCATTGTATTATCGGCAAAATGGTCAAGGTCACTGGTTGCGTACTGCTAGACCATTGCATTATCGAGGATGGGTGAGCAGCGCCCAAAATTGGCGCAAACCAACGACTCATATGTTTTGTAGAGCTAAGCTAGATAATTGTATCCTGGGCAAGAACACCCAAGTAGGTGTCAAAGCAGAATTGATCAGATGCGTGACGCAGGCTGGCTATGAGGTTGCTGCAGGAGGAACGTATTTTCTACAAGATTTGAGGTGCAACCAGACTGACATTTGATCTCTGTAGACTCCGTGAAGGGCGAAAAACTCGAAGTATCAGACTGGATGGCAACACCAGACACGACTGTAGCTGAACATGATTCAGATGACAACGAATAAATTACAACATGTTGAGACATTGAAAGAATAGGATCCCATTGCACAAGCAAAACAGTTTTGACACGAAGTAAGTGTACAGTGTGATGAAACTACTGCCCTCTTTGTCCGTTGGGCATTTGATTTCCGAGTCCCTGCGAAAATCGAGCTCCTCTTCCACGAGCTCCGCCTAAACGCATAGAGGATTAGCAAAGATAAACAATGTCAAGCAATGATGAGTAGCATACCACGGGCACCCCTAGTTCTTTCTCCACGACCTCGGCGTTCTTGAGTTTGCTCTCCACGCTTCTCGTTTTTGTTGCCGTCGTTTCGTTCACCCCATCCTCCCGTACCTCCCATCCTGATATCCAATGTCTTTTCATTTTGATCGACCATTGCGGCCACCTTTTCAGATATAATCTGGGCTAGCTGCTGGGAGCGGGAAAGCTCGATCCTGTGAAAGACGACAACGCCACCAGACTGGTCCAACGAAGCTGAAAGCTCTTCGTTCCAAATCATCTTGGAAACGATGGAGGTTACTGCACGAAGAGGCAGCGAGAATGTCCTCGACAACAAAGAGAGCGAAAGAGTGCTGTAATGAGGAGCATAAGTAAACAGATATGTGCGCAATCCTTGCTCCTGAATACGTCTGAAGACCATGAACAGTTTAGTACCACGGTAAATGTGAATAAAGAGGGAAACTTACTTGGCCAGCATTTCTTTGACTTTTGCAGCTTCGGGCATAAGACTCCAAATTTTGATGCTCTGAATCAGATCACGGCATTTTTCCCATTCGCCATCCTGAAGGGCTTTACTAGCCTGCATGATATGATCCCTTGTACTCTCAGGGGGGCCAGTAAAAACTTGACGATCAGCAAAGTCGAGCAGGCGGCGGAAAGGTTTCGAGATAACCTTGCGTTTTTGTTCTTCCGAATCGATGCTTGCCAAGAGGGGGATCTCCACGAGCATACTCGAGACTAGGAAGGCGGCTTCGAGAAGCTCTGTGTTGATGTGCATATGGAAGGGCAGTTGTCTCTGCTTTTCCGCTTTCTCTTGCTCAGGGGTCATAACTTGGAATCGCTGCTGGTGAACGCCCTGGGCAAGAAGTTCTTTGACACGCTGGGTTGTAAAAATATCCTGCAAAGTCGTTTGAGCTTCCTTAATGAGGCCAGATCGGAATGCGCAAAGTCCCAGCTGCACGACGGTGCGATTGTATAGAATTTGAGTGGCAACATCTGCGGAGTGAATAGACTCCTGCAGATGCGACATGAGAAGCATATCACGGGCAGTATGGAAATCATTATGCAATGCATGGTGATAAATGTGGCTAAGCATTGCCCTTGTCCTGAGCAAAGAGTTCCCAGATTTATAGAGGTAGACACAAAGGGAGTGAACGAGAGCAGACGTCGTCTTCTGCTTGGCAAGAGTCATGGAAGGCTGGACTTCGGAActatcagcagcagcctcgAGTGCTTGAACAACGGCATCAGGCTATGCAAAACTGTTGTTATATATAAACGCAAACTAAATTGACGAAGCATATTTACCTTGGAGTAGATATGTTCCAAACGTCTCATAACAACTCGTCCGAGAGGCTCGCTCTGTGAGGTCTTCTCATAGAAGGCTTGAGCACGGCAAATGGTACAGTATAAAACCTTCTCGTCCTTCAATCGATCGACGTATTCGGTACCATGAGGGTCAATATTTTGTAGACTTCGTGTAAATTCGTCATCCAAGCGATCTACAAAACTGATGATGGAACCGCGGATACGGACAATTCCTTTCTCAGTAGCAGGTGTGCGTTCTACAAGCTCATCGTAATCTTCCGTCATTTCTTGAATAGAGTAATTGGGGTCCGCGGCGACGATAGAAACAAGCTGGTCCACCTCACGCTGGGCGGACAACCACAGTTCGGTGGGCATGTGGCTGGAGATGGACGAATTGTAGTCGAACCGGGACGAGATGAGGGCAAGAAGAACTCGGATTCGTTGGTAAGAAGTCGCGGCAACGTCCACGAGAATTTCGAGAATGCGGATTTGCTCTGCACGGTCGGTGTTCTGTCATATCCAAATGTCAGAAAGATGAGAGCGTCCAAAAACTTTTAGTGACCTTTTTACCACGCGCTTCCTGCACGGCTTGCAAGTCCTTGAAGATGCTCTCCGAAGTGTACTGTTGTGCCTTTCCACCCTTCCCGACAGTGGTGAACTCGTCGACCTGGTCGGAGGTAGCTCCAGCAGCTGTGCGGGCAGCGCGAGGGGCAGTCGCTGGAGCAGCATCTCGGGAAATAAGAGCGAGGTACTCCCGTTCAAAAACCTCTGGATCCTGTAGGGGCAGGGAGTATATTGTTACTATCAATTTTGAATTGGACAATTTAAGTGCTATGGCAAACCTCTTGGTATTTTCTGACTTCGGATTCATTGTCCTTGATAGCTTTCTTGATCTTCTGTTTCATGGCTGTGAGAGCTTTGGCATTTGAGacgttcatttttttctttgcctctttttccttttgcaGAGCCGTGTTAATCGAAGTCTCGAGGTTGACAAGGGTACGGATGTAGAAGGCGGGTATTGGCTCAGAGAGGTTGTGTTGCCTTTGGACCATACGGACAAGTTTATCGAATTCTGATTGAACGGATTAAGCATCAGTGGAATCCACCAGAGATAAAGATATGTTTATGAGGCACCGTTAGATATCGCCATCCAATCGTTGATTTTGACTGCATTCTCCATGGCCTTGCCTGTAGCCTCCATCTCCTTCAAGCGCTTGTCAACAGCACTAAGAATGCGAATCGTAGGTTtatcttcgtcctcttcgctctcgtcgtcatcttgcCGGTCACCATCGCTATCTGATTCGTCTTCGTCAGAATCTGAGTCTGAGTCACTGGAATCGGAGCCAGCTGTGCGAAGGAAACGGGACATCGCAGGCTGTTTTGAGGTGATTGCAGGTTTTTGGGGTGCCTCATCCTCTCCGCTGGACATTGACTCCTCCGAGTCTGAGGaggagtcagagtcagaatCGCCTGCTTGTCTGAAAAATCTCGACATTCTTGTGGTTCGTGCTAACGTGCACAGTTAATCGTCACAAATTTTTTACACACACGGAATTTCCCGTTAGCATCATATTATATAACTAATTATTATCTAATCAATTGCATTACTTAAGATAGCGCTCTGCGATCACCCTATTCATTCCATAATCAGCAAATGGACACACAACTTTTAAGCCTTGCTCACCCTTCTCCGCTCCAGAGGGCCAGTATTCCAATAGTAACAGCGGAAACCAGTCTCTTATCCCATGTTCGGTCCCAGTTTGCATATGAGAAATATCCGATTGTGCCCAGGATCGCTGTGTTCACTATGGTCACAAAACATAAGTTCCGAGGGACTCTAAATTGCAGCCATGCGAAAGACCCACCTATACCAACGGCTCCTCCTAAAACCCGAGGTCGTAAAATTTGTTCATGGAGATGCTGGAAGATGAGTgctccttccttccttgccctctcttcttcttttcggCCGTACGGTGTTTGCCTGTATTGTTCGGCAGCATACCCCTCGATGGATAGAAGAGCAATAGAAGCACCAGCGACAGAGCATATGGTGCGCGAATCGCGCCGTAAATGAGGCTGTGTATAGAACGCTCGGCCAACCGAGGCAATCAATCCGATATTGACTAGGGCTCTAATTAATTCCTGAATTGCACAACATTCGCGACAGGCATACTCACCTAGACCAATCAGCCCACCAGCCACGCCTGGTCTGAtcaaatattttttgacTGTAGTCCACAAATCTTCTGCCTCTTCTTCAGCAAGGGGTTTCCTTTTGTTGACCTTTCGAGGAGATGTAGGGTTGTCGTGTCCATTGAGGAGATTTTGTGTCTCTTCTTGATCTACAGGGATGTTGGATTCGGAGGTGAAGGTATGGGGATCCTGCTTGAAATCGGGAGCGACGATATTTAGCTTGGCGGTGTCGTCGGCGAGATTGGGGTGGGACGGGGATTCAGTATTGAGGAGGGCGGGGTCTGGCTGGGGCTGGCGTTCCGGGGGAGGCGCATTGTGGGCAGCGACAGAGGCGTAGGACGACATGTTTGGTATTCTTGTCTAGGGTCATGACTCTCGCCTCTTTTATGTATGGAACAATCCAACTGACGTCATGACTAACTGACATCATAGGGGTATATCATATTAGGTAAGTAATTATGTTAGAAAACATCCAAAGAGTGTGGGCAATCTGCGGCAACATGGCCTGGACTTTCGCAGTCCTCACACACCACTCCCGTCTTGTCCTCTTTTAATAGGCTGCAGTTAAATATATCGTGTCCCGGCCGTTCGCATATCTCGCATACTTCTTCCTCCCGACTTCCTCCAAGCGCTCCTGTGCCCGCACTACTGATTGACGCCGTGCTCAATCGTTGCCGTGCCTCTGTTGGGTCGCCATTGTTTTTTGATGTCTTTTTCTGTCTAGCTAGTTTGTCCTTTAATCGTTCTATTTCTTGTTCTAGTTCATCCTGTTATGCAGTCAAGTCAACAACAAACACCGCAGAAGTATAGATTCATGGCCTACCTCTCGATAAATCTATTTTTATGTGTACAGAACCGCAATCATCAGTGATCAGAACCGCCACCAACGGAATAGACGAACCTTGGACTCAACAAGAGCCTCTAATTCACTGATTTCTTTGTTGAGCTATTAAACTCGATAAGTAAAGCTGTAACAATATGACAACTGCACGCAACTTACACTGTGTATCGTCCGAGCGTGTTTCATTTCTGCTTCACTGAGTCGCTTGCGTGCTTGATCCAGATCGTTCTGAATTGAATATAAAATTCTCACTCACTCGTTGCTTCAGAGAAAAATCAGGTGCTCACCTCAAATCTGGTCCTTTGGTCAGCCAATGGACGCGGAGCTTTCGCTCCATCATTATCTCCCTCTAACGAATTGTCCAAATTTTCTTCCAATATGTGAATTTCCTATGAATTAGACGAAATGTTTAGCCAACCACGGCCATGTATAATTTCAGGAACTTGTTCACTTGACGAAGTTGTTCAGCTT from Psilocybe cubensis strain MGC-MH-2018 chromosome 2, whole genome shotgun sequence encodes the following:
- a CDS encoding Serine/threonine-protein kinase KIC1; this encodes MSQPSVHQLFERLETIGKGAYGSVHKGRHIPSGNVVALKIINLDTSDDDVGDIQREVALLSQLRDCPNITKYYGCYLDGPRVWIAMELAQGGSVLSLMKASKDGCIEEKYVAVIIREVLVALSYLHKVPVIHRDMKAANVLVTDIGKVMLCDFGVSALLATTSSKRNTLTGTPYWMAPEVVQTVPAYDTKADIWSLGIMIYEMIKGTPPHSNLDKFQVMDLIPRIKPPRLAEVEASKDLRDFMAYCLKESPVERLPPDELSRTKWMKSVAKIPVALLKDLVFRLQQAGPRASLAEPLDWESGETNSIVGDDNSWEFDTIRHGPFTSVNNAYNDEHDDLPPEPSNQATIRAQNSTNFPSSLRSLFDDNDFPQSDAIRQNNNSLDIPTQPSLSGERIIDETQAQQILPSTLSVTINHGALRPPNASNSPIQDPSTKFDTSPEPHDSPPNEPLSDDDYALDFSHDISSRTRNPTKEDNSSLQSSDNSPPESFGAPKRRDIDLASPSSFQFPRPSRLDFQHDDPLPMSPDRQFPSTSGTPMLTHQNALSLDVSSRPVRHDLSPPISRSRSATTPPPLSLTHPDFDARSVPIIDVKKTAENIPYTPSFVRGAPGLKDVLKIPSLSAGIHGDLLPPSPSAAVNGARYFPPGISNLVPASALRSSSEDSHNHENSIAPQSIKLTNGTRLHPHRRLNISASNPDVYITRPLDYSNLILGNSQTVELDRTLKSLAHWLATVESGLNNMLDNAIEEESDGDFGAESPIPDSWQTEVNDNIS
- a CDS encoding putative translation initiation factor eIF-2B subunit gamma; translated protein: MDLDNVKSDLVTREFLAVVLAGFGNDLVPLTSDYGDEPCPKSLLPIANKPLLEYTLLWLEQSGIKDVLLICPTTHRSSIYHHIHSDVSSSSLRIDLQTYDESQDSNTGTCALLRHFSNRISEDFVVVPCDFIPPPSLPLSLLLNKFRIDALSEACMATTCWYTSRAPEKGTVPEEWGPVSSPSPLVWDPSTGTLLYVDTPDDQDRNGDEVDLKMSLLSRFPRVKLSASLKDSHVYVCRRYVLDLLHEKPHFLSLKEEFFPWLCKLQYRRSKRVKYGKTLRNMVEPKSQAISLQHSSFVDKSSQAHQIDSPIEPDDELVQTKIGVIVHDKESEPAMRINTLQTFFEANKRVLSGTTYSLPVDPKNRSLIDQRAQISNDSIVGESTQISERTTIKRSVIGRHCIIGKMVKVTGCVLLDHCIIEDGAKLDNCILGKNTQEEHSVKGEKLEVSDWMATPDTTVAEHDSDDNE
- a CDS encoding Eukaryotic translation initiation factor 3 subunit C; amino-acid sequence: MSSYASVAAHNAPPPERQPQPDPALLNTESPSHPNLADDTAKLNIVAPDFKQDPHTFTSESNIPVDQEETQNLLNGHDNPTSPRKVNKRKPLAEEEAEDLWTTVKKYLIRPGVAGGLIGLVNIGLIASVGRAFYTQPHLRRDSRTICSVAGASIALLSIEGYAAEQYRQTPYGRKEEERARKEGALIFQHLHEQILRPRVLGGAVGIVNTAILGTIGYFSYANWDRTWDKRLVSAVTIGILALWSGEGQAGDSDSDSSSDSEESMSSGEDEAPQKPAITSKQPAMSRFLRTAGSDSSDSDSDSDEDESDSDGDRQDDDESEEDEDKPTIRILSAVDKRLKEMEATGKAMENAVKINDWMAISNEFDKLVRMVQRQHNLSEPIPAFYIRTLVNLETSINTALQKEKEAKKKMNVSNAKALTAMKQKIKKAIKDNESEVRKYQEDPEVFEREYLALISRDAAPATAPRAARTAAGATSDQVDEFTTVGKGGKAQQYTSESIFKDLQAVQEARGKKNTDRAEQIRILEILVDVAATSYQRIRVLLALISSRFDYNSSISSHMPTELWLSAQREVDQLVSIVAADPNYSIQEMTEDYDELVERTPATEKGIVRIRGSIISFVDRLDDEFTRSLQNIDPHGTEYVDRLKDEKVLYCTICRAQAFYEKTSQSEPLGRVVMRRLEHIYSKPDAVVQALEAAADSSEVQPSMTLAKQKTTSALVHSLCVYLYKSGNSLLRTRAMLSHIYHHALHNDFHTARDMLLMSHLQESIHSADVATQILYNRTVVQLGLCAFRSGLIKEAQTTLQDIFTTQRVKELLAQGVHQQRFQVMTPEQEKAEKQRQLPFHMHINTELLEAAFLVSSMLVEIPLLASIDSEEQKRKVISKPFRRLLDFADRQVFTGPPESTRDHIMQASKALQDGEWEKCRDLIQSIKIWSLMPEAAKVKEMLAKRIQEQGLRTYLFTYAPHYSTLSLSLLSRTFSLPLRAVTSIVSKMIWNEELSASLDQSGGVVVFHRIELSRSQQLAQIISEKVAAMVDQNEKTLDIRMGGTGGWGERNDGNKNEKRGEQTQERRGRGERTRGARGGARGRGARFSQGLGNQMPNGQRGQ